One Pseudodesulfovibrio cashew DNA window includes the following coding sequences:
- the prsT gene encoding XrtA/PEP-CTERM system TPR-repeat protein PrsT, with translation MKFRVCFLLIITVLSSALYACGQGPDKDLMSEGKNYMAEKNYQGAIVIFKTALDNSPENMEARFALGKAYLMSGKLDQAEKAFEKYARQNPYDSALLLENGRLKLFRQDFQGAFDYLSEFVSKVTDSAEGYTLLGRAAWGVGKYDDARKSFAKAIELEPAREDSQLALAQLYVIEGNEAEAAKIVDGLMEREPNNRNGLYFKARLAQMHGDTGAYKSIFKQIVKAHPTDAYAKYTYAKGVLEDGDYAQVKILVRELSEGAPKVPFGKKLEGMLRYSLKDYGAAVNAFHEAIAIRPDAESYFFLGMSYYGMGDLETAITQLRIAADRSQKFLKAREMISLILLQQKRYNESIAEARKILEVDSNNVIASVIRGDAYLAKGDTGKALEQLKEITEKDPHFAAAFMKMGALHYSMGDMEESEAALKGALKAAPDNLRPRLVLSNFYLRNGNKDLARTVLEEGLSGKKEDVALYVYLARMELMERNPDKARTLLSKAKALDVKNPTAYMMLASMALAEKKSEDALIEYDELLTNNPNFLRAQLAKAVVLDTLGRADEAEATYKEAVKSGNPSAYLAYAGSKLKSSNTEASLAILNEGLKENPNDESLIRQKAETLFGLKRFDEVLAMSDNLEKLNRNAGLGLRVRTFVLMKDFDKAVATAREICDFAPKSPEGYLVLADVNMRANHFDDWRKALEEGVGKCGPSPVLLQELGKYYSAIGNYNKALTYLDSVIKQNDKAFKAYSLRGDVYGRLGNRSKAVEDYTKALELSDRYVPALNNLAMVYLDDERTSAEALRLAYKAYLQMPWSTSVMDTFGYALAVNGKQDAAVSILEKAASIEADNPDITYHLGYAYQKAGKNEQAIAKLEQVANCDGCDMAADAKKLLKKIKGD, from the coding sequence TTGAAATTTCGCGTTTGTTTTCTTCTCATTATTACCGTGTTGAGTAGTGCGCTTTATGCCTGTGGACAGGGACCTGACAAGGACCTCATGTCCGAGGGGAAAAATTATATGGCGGAGAAGAATTATCAGGGGGCTATAGTTATCTTCAAGACCGCCCTGGATAATTCTCCGGAGAATATGGAAGCCCGCTTCGCTCTGGGGAAAGCGTATCTGATGTCCGGCAAGCTGGACCAGGCGGAAAAGGCGTTTGAAAAATACGCCCGGCAGAATCCTTACGACTCAGCCCTACTTTTGGAGAATGGCAGGCTGAAGCTTTTCAGACAGGATTTTCAGGGGGCTTTCGACTACCTTTCCGAGTTTGTGAGTAAGGTTACTGACTCGGCTGAAGGATATACCTTGCTGGGACGGGCCGCTTGGGGCGTCGGCAAGTATGATGACGCCAGAAAGAGCTTTGCCAAGGCCATTGAACTGGAGCCCGCCCGAGAGGATTCCCAGCTCGCCCTTGCCCAGCTCTATGTCATCGAGGGAAACGAAGCCGAGGCTGCAAAGATCGTGGACGGCCTGATGGAAAGGGAGCCCAACAACAGGAACGGGCTGTATTTCAAGGCAAGGCTCGCACAGATGCATGGCGACACCGGTGCGTACAAGTCAATTTTCAAGCAGATAGTTAAGGCCCATCCTACAGATGCCTACGCAAAGTACACCTATGCCAAAGGAGTGCTGGAGGATGGCGATTATGCTCAAGTCAAGATACTGGTACGAGAGCTGAGTGAAGGCGCGCCCAAAGTGCCTTTCGGCAAGAAGCTGGAAGGCATGTTGCGGTATTCTCTCAAAGACTATGGAGCGGCGGTAAACGCATTCCACGAAGCCATCGCCATTCGGCCCGATGCCGAGTCGTATTTCTTTCTCGGCATGAGCTATTACGGCATGGGAGACTTGGAAACCGCGATCACCCAGTTGCGCATCGCTGCCGACAGATCCCAAAAGTTTCTGAAAGCGCGAGAGATGATCAGCCTGATTCTGCTGCAACAGAAACGCTACAATGAGTCCATCGCAGAAGCACGGAAAATCCTTGAGGTCGATTCAAACAATGTCATTGCCAGCGTGATTCGAGGTGATGCCTATTTGGCTAAGGGTGACACCGGCAAAGCCCTTGAGCAATTGAAGGAAATCACAGAAAAAGATCCTCATTTCGCTGCGGCTTTCATGAAGATGGGCGCGTTGCATTATTCTATGGGGGACATGGAGGAAAGCGAGGCGGCTCTGAAAGGTGCACTAAAGGCCGCTCCCGATAACCTCCGGCCGCGTCTGGTTCTTTCCAACTTCTATTTGCGTAACGGCAACAAAGATCTTGCCAGGACGGTTTTGGAGGAAGGTCTTTCGGGCAAGAAGGAAGATGTCGCTTTGTACGTGTACTTGGCGCGGATGGAATTGATGGAAAGGAATCCGGACAAGGCGCGTACGCTTCTTTCCAAGGCGAAGGCACTGGATGTTAAGAATCCGACTGCGTACATGATGCTGGCTTCCATGGCTTTGGCCGAAAAGAAATCAGAGGACGCTCTCATCGAGTATGATGAATTGCTCACGAATAATCCGAACTTCCTGCGCGCGCAGTTGGCCAAGGCCGTGGTCCTGGATACCTTGGGGCGGGCTGACGAGGCGGAGGCCACTTACAAGGAGGCCGTCAAGTCCGGCAATCCCAGCGCCTATCTTGCCTACGCAGGCAGCAAGCTGAAATCAAGTAATACAGAAGCGAGCCTGGCCATCCTGAATGAAGGACTCAAGGAGAATCCTAACGATGAATCGCTGATAAGGCAGAAAGCGGAAACGCTTTTCGGCCTGAAGCGGTTCGACGAAGTTTTGGCCATGAGCGACAACCTGGAAAAGTTGAATCGTAATGCCGGGCTCGGTCTGCGTGTCAGGACATTTGTGCTGATGAAGGATTTCGACAAAGCGGTTGCTACGGCGCGCGAGATATGTGATTTCGCCCCCAAATCCCCGGAAGGCTACCTTGTCCTGGCTGACGTCAACATGCGCGCCAATCATTTTGACGACTGGCGCAAGGCTCTCGAAGAGGGCGTTGGTAAGTGCGGCCCCAGTCCCGTGTTGCTCCAGGAGCTTGGCAAATACTACTCCGCCATCGGGAATTACAACAAGGCATTGACCTATCTCGATTCGGTTATCAAACAGAATGACAAGGCTTTCAAAGCGTACTCTCTGCGTGGCGACGTTTACGGTCGTCTCGGGAATCGCAGCAAGGCCGTGGAAGACTACACCAAGGCGCTGGAACTGTCTGATCGGTATGTGCCTGCATTAAATAATCTGGCCATGGTATATCTTGACGACGAAAGGACTTCGGCCGAGGCCTTGCGTCTGGCCTACAAGGCGTACCTTCAGATGCCGTGGAGCACGTCGGTTATGGATACCTTTGGCTACGCGCTGGCAGTTAACGGGAAGCAGGACGCAGCCGTGTCCATACTGGAAAAAGCCGCTTCGATCGAGGCTGACAACCCCGATATCACCTACCACTTGGGGTATGCTTACCAAAAAGCCGGAAAAAACGAGCAGGCCATCGCCAAATTGGAACAGGTGGCCAACTGCGATGGTTGCGACATGGCTGCTGACGCAAAAAAATTGCTCAAGAAAATAAAAGGCGATTAA
- a CDS encoding XrtA/PEP-CTERM system-associated ATPase, with protein sequence MYEDFFQFKTKPFDLLPNPDLLFMSNSHGKALSYLRYGIQERAGFILLSGEVGAGKTTLIRELIKRHLDNVTLAKLFNTKADSHQLLTMINDDFGLETEGRSKAALLRDLNEFLIDQYAAGKRAVLIIDEAQNLSAELLEEIRMLSNLETDGGKLLQIVLVGQPELRDTLNSPELLQLRQRIQIGCHLKPLGRDEVAEYIYYRMEAAGNRDAVNFTPDALDEIHGLSRGIPRLINILCDYLLIDAFANEKRDIFLEDVNEIAEDLDFERQYWQSERSEIEDAAGARARKARKLPKRASRVLKLMNDLEARVVRLESGTDMLPKSPEIPLVVLERMEALEKQVRVLQDSLESVKAMYWNNAAQKQMEAMSRVEGEKRQAAKRSWAYRLLFGGE encoded by the coding sequence ATGTACGAAGATTTTTTCCAATTTAAGACTAAGCCTTTTGATCTGCTGCCAAATCCGGATTTGCTGTTCATGAGCAATTCCCATGGTAAGGCCTTGTCGTATCTTCGTTATGGCATTCAGGAGCGGGCAGGGTTCATATTGCTTAGCGGTGAGGTCGGGGCTGGCAAGACCACGTTGATCCGGGAGCTCATCAAGCGGCACCTCGATAACGTGACTCTGGCCAAGTTGTTCAACACCAAGGCTGATTCCCACCAGTTGCTGACCATGATCAACGACGATTTCGGCCTGGAGACGGAGGGCCGTTCCAAGGCCGCGCTGCTGCGGGACCTAAACGAGTTTCTTATTGACCAGTACGCTGCAGGCAAGCGGGCGGTTCTTATCATTGATGAGGCTCAAAACCTTTCAGCAGAACTGCTAGAAGAGATCAGGATGCTATCCAATCTGGAGACCGACGGCGGCAAGCTGCTTCAGATTGTTCTTGTCGGGCAACCTGAATTACGCGATACGCTCAATAGCCCTGAATTATTACAACTCCGTCAACGTATTCAGATCGGGTGCCATTTGAAGCCGTTGGGCCGGGATGAGGTGGCGGAGTATATCTATTACCGTATGGAAGCCGCCGGAAACAGGGACGCGGTGAATTTCACGCCTGATGCCTTAGATGAAATCCACGGTCTGAGCCGCGGCATACCAAGGTTAATCAATATTTTGTGCGATTATCTTCTTATAGACGCGTTTGCCAATGAGAAGCGGGATATCTTCCTTGAGGACGTAAACGAAATTGCAGAGGATCTTGATTTTGAACGGCAGTATTGGCAGTCGGAACGTTCTGAAATCGAGGATGCTGCCGGAGCTCGTGCGCGCAAGGCCAGGAAGCTCCCCAAGCGGGCTTCCAGAGTACTAAAGCTGATGAATGACCTGGAAGCACGTGTCGTGCGGTTAGAAAGTGGAACCGATATGCTGCCAAAGAGCCCCGAGATTCCGCTTGTGGTGTTGGAGCGAATGGAGGCCTTGGAGAAACAGGTGCGGGTCCTTCAGGATAGCTTGGAGAGTGTAAAGGCCATGTATTGGAATAATGCAGCACAGAAACAGATGGAAGCTATGAGTCGAGTCGAGGGTGAGAAAAGGCAGGCCGCGAAGAGAAGCTGGGCGTACAGGCTACTGTTCGGGGGTGAGTAG
- a CDS encoding XrtA-associated tyrosine autokinase, producing MSRIEEALKKATKRRGEEAVSTRPSVSSSHCSDGLERPAAKSPSSKSIPQEVLDRVKNQHMLVAMNDVVSPAAEEFRKLKQNLVRLTKKDGFQNTILITSGTVGEGKSVTAVNLAISLAQEFDHTVLLVDADLRRPSCGNLLCMDTSYGLSDCLLGGTDISTAMIRTGIGKLSFLPAGTPMANPGELLASKRMDDVLREIKGRYSDRYVIIDTPPVLPFAEARTLARLADMVVLVVKEGRLSKYELGETLEALSGANVAGVVYTHASEASTSNRYSGYAKYKYYSAS from the coding sequence ATGAGCAGGATTGAAGAGGCATTGAAAAAGGCGACGAAGCGGCGTGGGGAGGAGGCTGTGAGCACTCGGCCAAGCGTGTCTTCGTCGCACTGCTCGGACGGGCTGGAGCGGCCTGCTGCGAAATCGCCTTCCAGCAAGAGTATCCCCCAAGAGGTGTTGGACAGGGTCAAGAATCAGCACATGCTTGTCGCCATGAACGATGTAGTATCTCCGGCGGCTGAGGAATTTAGAAAGTTGAAGCAGAATCTGGTCAGGCTGACCAAGAAAGACGGTTTTCAGAATACCATTCTGATTACCAGTGGCACCGTGGGCGAGGGGAAGAGCGTCACCGCGGTTAACCTCGCCATCAGCTTGGCCCAGGAGTTTGACCATACCGTCCTTCTGGTGGATGCGGACCTCCGTAGGCCTTCTTGTGGCAATTTGCTTTGCATGGACACTTCCTACGGATTGTCTGATTGCCTCCTGGGAGGAACGGATATCAGCACGGCGATGATAAGGACCGGAATTGGGAAGCTCTCGTTCCTGCCTGCTGGAACTCCCATGGCCAATCCTGGCGAGTTGCTGGCCTCTAAGCGCATGGACGATGTCCTTCGTGAAATTAAAGGGCGCTATTCCGACAGATATGTGATCATCGACACTCCTCCGGTTTTGCCTTTCGCTGAGGCAAGGACCCTAGCGCGACTGGCGGATATGGTCGTTCTCGTAGTCAAGGAAGGCCGCCTGTCCAAGTATGAATTGGGCGAAACCCTGGAGGCCCTGAGTGGGGCCAATGTGGCCGGAGTCGTCTACACGCATGCCTCTGAAGCGAGCACAAGCAATCGTTACAGCGGCTATGCCAAATACAAATACTACTCCGCCTCTTAG
- a CDS encoding CAAX prenyl protease-related protein: protein MRRETYAILARTLPFLIYMSFVALLEIPTLFGSQAMSQGFLIESYPLKISMAAAALFLFRKSYTDLKLKPLADAKMTALSVGVGLAVFIVWINLNVPWAIQGELTTYDPTGDYQGLSLWLILCFRVMGAVLVVPIMEELFWRSFLVRYLAGKNFVEVKPGTFTLFSFSVTALLFGLEHQLFIAGIVAGIAYNYIYWKAKNLSHCVLSHAVTNTLLAAYVLLTRSWHFW from the coding sequence ATGAGACGAGAGACATACGCCATCCTGGCTCGGACGCTTCCATTCCTTATCTATATGTCCTTTGTGGCACTGTTGGAAATTCCGACACTCTTCGGAAGCCAAGCCATGAGTCAGGGATTTCTCATCGAATCCTATCCGCTTAAGATCAGCATGGCCGCAGCAGCACTCTTCCTGTTCAGGAAATCATACACCGATCTGAAATTGAAGCCCCTTGCAGACGCAAAAATGACGGCCCTGAGCGTGGGAGTGGGCCTAGCGGTATTCATTGTCTGGATTAACCTGAATGTCCCATGGGCTATCCAAGGGGAATTGACCACCTATGACCCTACAGGTGACTACCAGGGACTTTCGCTCTGGCTCATTCTCTGCTTCAGAGTCATGGGCGCAGTCCTAGTAGTCCCTATAATGGAAGAATTGTTCTGGCGTTCGTTCCTAGTCCGATACTTGGCCGGCAAGAACTTCGTGGAGGTTAAACCGGGGACCTTCACCCTATTCTCCTTCTCAGTCACGGCCCTCCTTTTCGGGCTTGAACACCAACTCTTCATCGCCGGAATCGTAGCGGGAATCGCATACAACTATATCTACTGGAAGGCTAAAAACCTCTCGCACTGCGTCCTTAGCCATGCTGTAACCAACACGCTCCTGGCCGCATACGTCTTACTTACCAGGAGTTGGCACTTCTGGTAG
- a CDS encoding XrtA system polysaccharide chain length determinant yields the protein MPSPHSDAFANEGGFDVMRYVSLVLERKGLLVLIALPIMFSAIITCYVIPKKYEAESTVFIEQNVISDLVKGIAITPSMEMKIKAIKVTMLSRSMLLNVIKALDLDLNAKTDRMLDGLIASLQQRIRIRLDEKRGVFMISFADADPVLARNVVNTLTRLYIEENTSTKRKESFEATQFLAEQIEVFKKRIDAAEKEIDAYKLEAGVVLSSNEPALRAEIENAEQEMEGVRIRVNALTTSRNLLLSNTPLKRQLEEQEKSLETLLGRYTKNHPRVRQLEAAIAENRRQIRTDGQRELDAVYRSPEYQSIKVELASLENRQKNLQEEIDKNKEIIQKIPGARSQLAELERKRRNETIIYEQLVSRYGRSEVSKEMELQDKAMTFRVLDPAVVPSAPSSPNRPLIILLGIVAGIGLGVGIIILIDLINPSIKTLDDLKEFGIPVLAVVPRVKNEESLALQRGHNRLIYSIGLAGILISLSFFLVETLHLGLVDNVIAKVSTFFVG from the coding sequence ATGCCTTCTCCTCATTCCGATGCCTTCGCCAATGAAGGCGGTTTCGATGTTATGCGCTATGTGTCCCTTGTGCTTGAGCGCAAGGGGCTACTCGTCCTGATCGCCTTACCAATTATGTTCTCTGCCATAATCACCTGCTATGTGATTCCCAAAAAATACGAAGCGGAGTCGACCGTTTTCATAGAGCAAAACGTGATTAGTGATTTGGTCAAAGGGATCGCGATTACGCCCTCCATGGAGATGAAGATCAAAGCCATCAAAGTGACGATGCTCTCCAGAAGTATGTTGCTTAACGTGATCAAGGCCTTGGATCTTGATCTAAATGCCAAGACGGACAGGATGTTGGATGGTCTTATAGCGAGTTTGCAGCAACGGATAAGGATCCGTTTGGACGAGAAGCGTGGCGTCTTCATGATTTCCTTTGCCGATGCGGACCCAGTGCTGGCGAGAAACGTAGTTAATACTTTGACTCGGCTTTATATTGAGGAAAACACCTCCACCAAGCGCAAGGAATCCTTCGAGGCCACACAATTCCTGGCGGAGCAGATTGAAGTGTTCAAAAAGCGTATTGACGCTGCCGAGAAGGAGATCGACGCCTACAAGCTCGAAGCGGGCGTGGTGCTTTCCTCCAACGAGCCCGCGTTGAGAGCGGAAATTGAGAATGCTGAACAGGAAATGGAAGGGGTACGCATTCGTGTCAACGCGTTGACCACGTCGCGCAACCTGCTCCTCAGCAACACCCCGCTTAAGCGGCAGTTGGAAGAACAGGAAAAGAGTCTAGAGACGTTGCTGGGAAGATACACTAAGAACCATCCCCGGGTCAGGCAGTTGGAAGCCGCTATTGCTGAGAATCGACGGCAGATAAGAACTGATGGGCAGCGGGAGCTGGATGCCGTGTATCGGTCGCCGGAATACCAGTCCATCAAGGTCGAGTTGGCATCCCTCGAAAATAGGCAAAAAAATCTTCAAGAAGAGATTGATAAGAACAAGGAGATAATCCAGAAGATCCCCGGCGCGCGTTCCCAACTGGCGGAGCTGGAGAGGAAGCGCAGGAACGAGACGATTATTTATGAACAGTTGGTTTCTCGCTATGGTCGTTCCGAGGTATCCAAGGAAATGGAACTACAAGACAAGGCGATGACCTTTCGTGTCCTTGATCCGGCGGTTGTGCCTTCCGCCCCCTCCAGCCCCAACCGTCCGCTTATTATCCTGTTAGGGATAGTGGCCGGCATCGGGCTAGGTGTGGGTATTATCATCTTGATCGATTTGATTAATCCTTCCATTAAAACCCTCGACGACCTCAAGGAGTTCGGCATTCCGGTGCTGGCCGTAGTGCCGAGGGTGAAGAATGAGGAATCCCTGGCTTTGCAACGCGGACACAACCGACTGATTTACTCCATCGGCTTGGCTGGCATCCTCATTTCTCTTTCGTTTTTTTTAGTGGAGACCCTCCATCTGGGACTAGTTGACAATGTTATCGCCAAGGTTTCGACGTTTTTCGTCGGGTAG
- a CDS encoding TIGR03016 family PEP-CTERM system-associated outer membrane protein, with protein MPVLRLSIARCAYWVLAFSLLYGGVACAADFQFSPRISVSSEYNDNVTQTKQAKSDFLWLIKPGLSATYEHSRVFANLSYDFEFKKYQEGNSSNEKNHYLNALTKVEALKELFFIEVSDDYKKVFRDVTRGDVPEGDTNVNTTDQNTFGVKPYFVIPLQERTNLTAGGEFRDIWYSKEGSVDKRNYRLFSDLTHDLTERWSLTGGAGFEMQDPRFEEGGFKRYNLVIGTKYSYAEGSYVELNWKPTYTDFTIQGASNKQYNPYSLNLVHAFSGTLSASASTSMYFSEDPSSADTLNTFTHKVSLSQQYDRGEITCSLAYNDYENNDSISRSTYWRPSLGGTHSLTERLALRYNAYVDMHSNPDSDKYIFSMLGLSYSLSASTSASLSYRFKNSDKQGSANDYTSNTLGLTLSWQY; from the coding sequence GTGCCCGTTTTAAGATTAAGTATAGCTAGATGCGCTTATTGGGTTTTGGCGTTTTCCCTTTTGTACGGGGGAGTGGCGTGCGCGGCGGATTTTCAATTTTCTCCAAGGATTTCTGTTAGTAGTGAATATAACGACAATGTAACTCAGACAAAACAGGCGAAAAGTGATTTTCTTTGGCTTATTAAACCGGGGCTGAGTGCGACTTATGAGCATTCCAGAGTGTTCGCCAACCTGTCGTACGATTTTGAGTTTAAAAAGTATCAGGAAGGCAACAGCAGCAACGAGAAAAATCATTACCTCAACGCATTGACCAAGGTTGAGGCACTTAAAGAGCTCTTTTTCATAGAAGTATCGGACGATTATAAGAAAGTGTTCCGGGATGTCACGCGTGGGGATGTGCCCGAAGGTGACACCAACGTCAACACGACGGACCAGAATACCTTCGGAGTCAAACCTTATTTTGTGATTCCGCTTCAGGAGAGGACCAATTTGACTGCGGGAGGGGAATTTCGGGACATCTGGTATTCCAAGGAAGGTAGCGTGGACAAGCGCAACTACCGCCTGTTCAGCGATCTCACCCATGACTTAACTGAAAGATGGTCACTTACCGGGGGAGCAGGCTTTGAAATGCAGGATCCTCGCTTTGAAGAGGGAGGGTTCAAGCGCTACAACTTAGTAATTGGTACTAAGTACTCATATGCAGAAGGGTCGTACGTAGAACTAAACTGGAAGCCGACCTATACGGATTTTACCATTCAGGGAGCCTCGAACAAGCAGTACAATCCGTACAGTCTGAATCTGGTTCATGCTTTTTCCGGGACCCTGTCTGCTTCGGCTTCCACTTCCATGTATTTTTCAGAGGACCCCAGTTCGGCAGATACACTAAATACATTTACGCATAAAGTTAGCTTGTCCCAGCAATATGACAGGGGCGAGATTACGTGTTCTTTGGCTTATAATGACTATGAAAACAACGATTCTATCAGTAGGTCGACTTACTGGCGGCCGAGTCTGGGAGGAACTCACAGCCTAACAGAGCGGCTCGCGCTGCGGTACAATGCATATGTGGATATGCATAGCAATCCGGACAGCGATAAATACATTTTTTCCATGTTGGGACTTAGCTACAGCTTGTCAGCCAGCACCAGCGCCAGCCTCTCTTATCGCTTCAAGAACAGCGACAAGCAAGGGTCGGCAAACGATTATACCTCCAACACGCTTGGGCTGACGTTGAGTTGGCAATACTGA
- a CDS encoding polysaccharide biosynthesis/export family protein: MKRVILVVVLAALLVPAVCRADDYVIGEGDVLSVHVWGEPELNSQVIVRPDGKISMPGVDDVTASGLTIPELKKLMVKQISLLVKEPIVNVSLIRSVNSRVYVVGGGVDPRVFEMSQRTTLLHVLASLGSLATADLTKAYVYRDGKKIMSDFSGVFSKGEFGKDIQLEPGDTIYLPVKYDQNVYIIGAVAQPKAILFREGLTVLDALLFAGEFNKYADEDELVIVRTNDGKKERITVKTEDLMKKGELQQNILLQAGDYVIAKETFF; this comes from the coding sequence GTGAAAAGAGTGATCCTGGTGGTGGTATTGGCGGCATTGTTGGTGCCTGCGGTCTGCAGGGCCGACGATTATGTTATCGGTGAAGGCGATGTTCTCTCCGTTCATGTTTGGGGCGAGCCAGAGTTGAATTCACAGGTGATCGTGCGCCCGGACGGAAAGATTTCTATGCCCGGAGTGGATGACGTTACGGCTTCCGGGTTGACGATTCCGGAACTGAAGAAACTCATGGTCAAACAGATCTCCCTGCTGGTCAAGGAACCTATCGTCAATGTTTCCTTGATCCGGAGTGTCAACAGTCGGGTATATGTCGTGGGCGGAGGGGTTGATCCCCGTGTCTTTGAGATGTCCCAACGCACCACTCTGCTGCATGTGCTCGCATCGCTGGGCAGCTTGGCGACAGCGGATCTTACCAAGGCCTATGTCTATCGGGACGGTAAGAAGATAATGTCCGATTTCTCCGGAGTGTTTAGCAAAGGAGAATTTGGCAAGGATATTCAGCTTGAACCTGGGGATACGATTTATCTTCCGGTAAAGTATGATCAAAATGTATACATTATTGGTGCTGTGGCCCAGCCCAAGGCAATCCTGTTCCGGGAAGGTCTTACGGTTCTTGATGCGCTGCTGTTCGCCGGTGAGTTCAACAAATACGCCGACGAGGATGAGCTGGTCATCGTCCGGACCAACGATGGCAAGAAGGAGCGGATCACCGTCAAGACGGAGGATCTGATGAAGAAAGGCGAGTTGCAGCAGAACATCCTGCTTCAAGCTGGTGATTACGTCATAGCCAAAGAAACTTTCTTCTAG
- a CDS encoding TIGR03013 family XrtA/PEP-CTERM system glycosyltransferase, with the protein MVAIASIRVFKDFLFLSLALVFCSMFVFNDVSEMLSVCQGRCFDLAALAGVILVSSCIVHLALYVKMRDKADGHSSLFISLILATNVAFLIYWQTDLFLRLEEMVMFILCLFGLFQSFWIVLSRHWQKIPGLAHRVVIVGNGELADEMRGLALASGGRYQFRDYIECAPGEFADTAAQVDNPSNRILERAKQVKANKLVVSLSERRGSFPLQEVLSCKLSGMEILDAPEFYERVNKKLMLENITPSWFIFAKGFKIVGLRRIVKRLIDIALSLVGILGVSPFLPLVALAIKLDSPGPILFKQVRVGKGDVPFVIYKFRSMRQDAEKESGAVWARKNDSRITTLGAFLRKSRIDEIPQLFNVLEGSMSLVGPRPERPEFVKDLKKIIPYYSERHFVKPGITGWAQVRYPYGASVEDAIEKLRYDLYYIKNYTLLFDFRIMFDTISVMMKKLGR; encoded by the coding sequence ATGGTTGCAATCGCATCAATAAGGGTATTCAAGGACTTCCTATTCCTTTCCCTTGCACTTGTTTTCTGTTCGATGTTCGTGTTCAACGACGTGTCGGAGATGCTCTCGGTCTGCCAGGGGCGTTGTTTCGACCTGGCCGCTCTGGCGGGAGTAATACTTGTGTCGTCCTGCATCGTCCATCTCGCTCTGTACGTGAAGATGCGCGACAAGGCAGACGGGCACAGTAGCCTGTTCATCAGCCTCATCCTCGCTACCAACGTGGCCTTTTTGATCTACTGGCAGACCGACCTGTTCTTGCGTCTGGAAGAAATGGTCATGTTCATCCTCTGTCTTTTCGGTCTGTTCCAGTCTTTTTGGATCGTTCTCTCCCGGCATTGGCAGAAGATCCCCGGCCTTGCGCATCGCGTGGTCATTGTGGGCAACGGCGAGTTAGCCGATGAGATGCGTGGTCTTGCCCTGGCTTCAGGTGGCCGCTACCAGTTCCGCGATTATATCGAATGCGCCCCTGGCGAATTTGCCGATACGGCCGCGCAGGTGGACAATCCCAGCAACAGGATTTTGGAGCGAGCCAAGCAGGTCAAGGCGAATAAACTTGTTGTGTCCCTGAGTGAACGTCGGGGTTCTTTCCCCCTTCAGGAGGTGCTCAGTTGCAAGTTGAGCGGCATGGAGATTCTTGACGCCCCGGAGTTTTACGAGCGCGTTAACAAGAAGCTTATGTTGGAAAACATTACTCCCAGCTGGTTCATCTTTGCCAAGGGATTCAAAATTGTCGGCCTGCGTCGCATCGTCAAGCGATTGATCGACATTGCGCTTTCCCTGGTGGGTATTTTGGGGGTCTCGCCTTTTCTTCCGCTTGTGGCCTTGGCCATCAAACTCGATTCCCCTGGGCCGATCCTGTTTAAGCAGGTCCGCGTGGGCAAGGGCGACGTGCCTTTCGTTATCTACAAGTTTCGTTCCATGCGCCAGGACGCCGAAAAGGAATCCGGTGCGGTCTGGGCCAGGAAGAACGACAGTCGTATCACCACGCTGGGCGCTTTTCTCAGGAAGTCCCGCATCGACGAAATTCCTCAGTTGTTCAATGTCCTTGAAGGCAGTATGAGTCTGGTAGGTCCGCGTCCCGAACGGCCCGAGTTTGTCAAGGATTTGAAGAAAATCATTCCTTACTACTCTGAACGGCATTTTGTTAAGCCCGGTATTACCGGCTGGGCTCAGGTGCGGTACCCCTATGGCGCCTCGGTTGAAGACGCCATTGAAAAACTTCGCTACGATCTGTATTACATTAAAAACTACACGTTGCTTTTCGACTTTCGCATCATGTTCGATACCATTTCCGTGATGATGAAAAAGTTGGGGCGTTAG